The proteins below come from a single Chitinivibrionia bacterium genomic window:
- a CDS encoding nitroreductase family protein, translated as METIETIKTRKSVRKFGDKDISQTDIAALKEALLYSPTSRNRDTWNFYFVHTPALLQKLAHCKEDGSALINGAKLAVVICGDENICDVWIEDASISSIILQLAAHSLRLGSCWVQVRGRNHNNDTTAEKYVQELLNIPANHRVLSIVALGYSAETQFPRENKKLRFDKITDIR; from the coding sequence ATGGAAACGATAGAAACTATAAAAACTCGCAAGAGTGTAAGAAAATTTGGCGATAAAGATATTTCGCAAACCGATATTGCCGCGCTAAAAGAAGCGTTGCTTTACTCGCCCACTTCAAGGAACCGCGACACGTGGAATTTCTATTTTGTTCATACCCCTGCACTGCTTCAAAAATTGGCACACTGCAAGGAAGACGGCTCGGCGCTTATAAACGGCGCAAAATTGGCGGTAGTAATCTGCGGCGACGAAAATATCTGCGACGTCTGGATTGAGGACGCCTCCATTTCATCCATAATTCTGCAATTGGCGGCACACTCTTTGAGACTTGGAAGTTGCTGGGTGCAAGTAAGGGGGCGAAATCACAATAATGATACTACCGCCGAAAAATATGTTCAGGAACTTCTTAACATTCCTGCCAATCACCGAGTACTTTCTATTGTTGCGCTTGGATATTCCGCCGAAACACAATTTCCTCGCGAAAATAAAAAACTGCGTTTCGATAAAATCACAGATATTCGGTAA